In one Macaca nemestrina isolate mMacNem1 chromosome 2, mMacNem.hap1, whole genome shotgun sequence genomic region, the following are encoded:
- the LOC105477446 gene encoding olfactory receptor 5K3: protein MGLGGQLTNKVEMNEKNHSLTAEFILTGFTHHPKLKTLLFVVFFAIYLITMVGNIGLVALIYIEHRLHTPMYIFLGNLALMDSCCSSAITPKMLENFFSEDTRITLYECMAQFYFLCLAETTDCFLLAAMAYDRYVAICHPLQYHTMMSKPLCIQMTAGAYIAGNLHPMIEVGFLLRLTFCGSHQINHFFCDILPLYRLSCVDPYINELVLFILAGSIQIFTITIVLVSYFYILFTIFTMKSKEGRGKALSTCASHFLSVSIFYGSLLFMYARPGAVNEGDKDIPVAIFYTLVIPLLNPFIYSLRNKEVINVMKKIVKKRKFCNILKQVSSPLEN, encoded by the coding sequence ACAAGGTGGAGATGAATGAGAAAAATCATTCCTTGACAGCTGAGTTCATCCTCACAGGATTTACACATCATCCAAAGCTGAAGACCCTTCTGTTTGTGGTATTCTTTGCCATCTATCTGATCACCATGGTGGGGAACATTGGTTTGGTTGCATTGATTTATATAGAGCATCGTCTTCACACACCAATGTACATCTTTCTGGGCAACCTGGCTCTGATGGATTCCTGCTGTTCCTCTGCTATTACTCCCAAGATGTTAGAGAACTTCTTTTCTGAGGACACAAGGATTACCCTGTATGAATGTATGGcgcaattttattttctctgtcttgCTGAAACCACAGACTGCTTTCTTCTGGCGGCAATGGCCTATGACCGCTATGTGGCCATATGCCACCCACTGCAGTACCACACCATGATGTCCAAGCCACTCTGCATTCAGATGACTGCAGGAGCCTACATAGCTGGAAACCTGCATCCCATGATTGAAGTAGGGTTTCTGTTGAGGTTAACTTTCTGTGGGTCTCATCAAATCAATCACTTTTTCTGTGATATTCTTCCATTATATAGACTTTCTTGTGTTGACCCTTACATCAATGAATTGGTGTTATTTATCTTGGCAGGGTCAATTCAAATCTTTACTATTACTATAGTCCTAGTCTCTTATTTCTACATCCTTTTCACAATATTTACAATGAAATCCAAGGAGGGAAGAGGCAAAGCTTTATCTACTTGTGCATCTCACTTTCTCTCTGTGTCAATATTCTATGGTTCCCTTCTCTTCATGTATGCTCGACCAGGTGCAGTTAATGAAGGAGATAAAGATATACCTGTTgctatattttatactttagttATTCCTTTATTAAATCCTTTTATTTATAGTCTAAGAAATAAGGAAGTAATAAATGTTATGAAAAAAATtgtgaagaagagaaaattttgTAACATTCTGAAACAAGTGTCATCCCCTCTGGAAAACTGA